The Streptomyces sp. NBC_00454 DNA segment GGTGCGGTACGGGGTGCCGTGTACCGCACACAGAGACTATCCCCGGGCGGCGTGCGGGCCGTGCGACGGGGGCATCTCTTCCGGTGAAGCCGACTGAAGCCGACGAACCGGGAGGTTCCGCCGTGCACGGTTCCACCATGTCCCTCTCCTCTTCCGTCTCCGCCTGGCTGCTCGTCCTGCTCTGCGCGACGAGCGGCGCGTACTGCCTTCGGCGGGCCGGCAGATCCGGCGCCGGTTCGGCCGCCGCCGGAGAGGCGGTGATGGGATTCGGCATGGCCCTGATGGCGGTGCCCCTGGGCCTGGGAGGCGACTGGCAGACCCCGGTGCTCGGCGCCGTCTTCTGCGGCGCGGCGCTGCACGCGCTCTGGCTGCTGCGCGGGGGCCTGCACCACGCGCACCATCTGGTGGGCTCGCTGACCATGGTCTACATGGCGCTGGCGGCGTGGACCGGCGCCGGGTCGGGAGCCGGTCACGGCGGGGGCGCCGGCCACGGGCACGGCGGCGGGCTGCCGTTGGTGACCGGGCTGCTGCTCGTCTACTACGCCGGGTACGTGGTGCTGGGCGGGGCCCGGCTGGTCACGGCGGGCGGCGCCGGGGCGCACTCCGATGCCCCTGTCGCGTCCCCCACCGGACCGGCGGAGGTGATCAGGGCCTGCCGACTGACCATGGGGATGGGCATGTTGGCGATGCTGCTGATGATGTGAGGCGGCGCCCTCCCGGAGGAGGGCGTACGGGCAAACGTGTGCTGCGTCACCCTTCACCGCACGCCTACCCGCAGGTAGGCGTGCGCTCATAGGCTGGGCCCATGATGGTCCCCGCCGCTCTCCTGCTGCTCGGCGTCCTGACCGCGATGCTCGCACCCCGGGTGCTGGCCCGGGCCCAGTGGCCCGAGCGCGAACCCGTCGTGGCCCTGTGGGCCTGGCAGTGCGTGGTGGGCGCCGTGCTCCTGTGCTTCGCGCTGTCGATGCTGTTGAGCGCGGCCGGCGCCTGGCAGGCGGTCCGGGGGCGGCTGTTCGCTCCCGCCCCGCACCGGGTGGTCGACGCGTACGCGCTCGGCTCCGCGGGCGGCGCCTGGGCCATCGCGACCGCCCTCGTACTGGCGGGCGGCGGGCTGTGGACCGGCGCGATGCTGACCCGGGAGGTCCTGCGGGCCCGCGCCCGGCGGCGGACGCAGGGCGCCGAACTGCTCCTCCAGGCCCCGCTGCTGCCCGGGGAGGAAACCACCGGGGCACGGCTCGTCGTACTGGAGGGACAGCGACCCGACAGCTGGTGGCTGCCGGGACCGGCCCCGCGACTGGTGGTCACGACGGCGGCGCTGGGCCGGCTCAAGGGCAGCCAGCTGGACGCCGTGCTGGCGCACGAGCAGGGTCACGCCGCGGCCCGGCACGACTGGCTGCTGCACTGCTCGCGGGCGCTGTCCCGGGGGTTCCCGCAGGTCCCGGTCTTCGACGCGTTCGAAGCGGAGATGCACCGGCTCGTGGAGCTGGCCGCCGATGACGTGGCCTCCCGGCGGTACGGGCGCCTCACCATCGCCCTGGCCCTGGTCGGGCTGAACGAGGACCGCGGGGTCTTCGGCCAGTACTCCGACCCGGAGGCGCACGTCCCGCAGCGGGTGCGCAGGCTGCTCTCGGCCGCACCACGGCTCTCGGCGGGACGCCGGATGCGACTGACGGCCCTGGCGACGCTGGCTCCGGCGATCCCCCTGCTGGTCGCGTTCGGCCCGGGACTGAACGCGCTGGCCTAGGCCGTCTCTTTCGGAGGGGCTGAAGGCACTGGTGGGGCGGGAGCGTCCGGTACGGCCGGATCCGGTCGACTCCGCGGACTGCGCCGGCCACCCGTCCGGCCATGCCATGACGGCGACAGTGATCTGCGGCCTGCGGCCTGCTGCGGACGTCCGGGCGGGCTGGCCGCCGGGCGTGGCCCTGGTGGCCCTCGGGGCCTCTGTGGCCCTCGCGGCGCCGGCCGCTGCCGGTGGGGCCTGCCCTGGGCGATCCCCCGTTTCACCCAGGGCAGACTTTCCCGCGCGCTGAGTATATTGGCTCAGAGCCAGTCAACGCAGGAGCAAGCATGTCCCCGCGCAGCGCATCGGTCAATGAAGAATTGCGGAGACGTTCCCGGGAGCGGTTGTTGCAGGCCACGGTCGAACTCGTGGCCGAGCGCGGGTACGAAGCCACCAAGCTCGGCGACATCGCCGACCGGGCGGGCGCGGCCCGCGGCCTCGTGTCGTACTACTTCCCGGGCAAACGCCAACTGCTCCAGTCCGCCGTGCACCGGTTGATGCACCTGACCCTGGAAGCGGCGCTCGAGCGGGAGCC contains these protein-coding regions:
- a CDS encoding DUF5134 domain-containing protein, which encodes MSLSSSVSAWLLVLLCATSGAYCLRRAGRSGAGSAAAGEAVMGFGMALMAVPLGLGGDWQTPVLGAVFCGAALHALWLLRGGLHHAHHLVGSLTMVYMALAAWTGAGSGAGHGGGAGHGHGGGLPLVTGLLLVYYAGYVVLGGARLVTAGGAGAHSDAPVASPTGPAEVIRACRLTMGMGMLAMLLMM
- a CDS encoding M56 family metallopeptidase yields the protein MMVPAALLLLGVLTAMLAPRVLARAQWPEREPVVALWAWQCVVGAVLLCFALSMLLSAAGAWQAVRGRLFAPAPHRVVDAYALGSAGGAWAIATALVLAGGGLWTGAMLTREVLRARARRRTQGAELLLQAPLLPGEETTGARLVVLEGQRPDSWWLPGPAPRLVVTTAALGRLKGSQLDAVLAHEQGHAAARHDWLLHCSRALSRGFPQVPVFDAFEAEMHRLVELAADDVASRRYGRLTIALALVGLNEDRGVFGQYSDPEAHVPQRVRRLLSAAPRLSAGRRMRLTALATLAPAIPLLVAFGPGLNALA